A window of Fimbriimonadaceae bacterium contains these coding sequences:
- a CDS encoding VanW family protein yields MRRGVKVRAQQPGGEGRRASARTPTLVAFVVVAAITVAALVQLLATPPPRRLIAAYFTSLDGRTGSQRHNAHLALEQLNGTVLAPGAEFSFNQVVGSLSRDQGFRRAPVSYNGTLIDDWGGGVCQTSTTLYNAAMLAGLELVERHPHRFAPSYVPAGRDAAVAFSSVDLRFRNPFPFAVRLSGRIDGDRLLIEVWGKKMPKGRPQIVQEVHGVQTPGTLVLEGPSPRVRNTGKAGSEVATYRVTGDRRELLSLDSYPVMDRVVERRDRL; encoded by the coding sequence GTGAGGCGCGGCGTCAAGGTGCGCGCACAGCAACCCGGCGGTGAAGGGCGGCGCGCAAGCGCGCGCACTCCCACGTTGGTGGCGTTCGTGGTGGTGGCCGCCATCACGGTGGCGGCGCTGGTCCAACTCCTTGCCACCCCGCCGCCGCGGCGTCTGATCGCGGCCTACTTCACCAGTCTCGACGGACGGACGGGCTCGCAGCGCCACAACGCACACCTGGCCCTCGAACAACTCAACGGAACGGTGCTCGCGCCGGGCGCCGAGTTCTCGTTCAACCAGGTGGTGGGTTCGCTGTCGCGCGATCAGGGGTTTCGGCGCGCCCCGGTGAGCTACAACGGAACCTTGATCGACGATTGGGGCGGCGGCGTGTGCCAGACGTCGACGACGCTCTACAATGCGGCGATGTTGGCGGGGTTGGAGCTGGTCGAACGCCACCCGCACCGCTTTGCGCCGAGCTACGTGCCCGCGGGCCGCGACGCCGCCGTGGCCTTCAGCAGCGTGGACCTGCGGTTCCGCAACCCGTTCCCGTTCGCGGTCCGCCTGTCCGGCCGGATCGATGGAGACCGGCTCCTCATCGAGGTGTGGGGCAAGAAGATGCCCAAAGGGCGGCCCCAGATCGTCCAGGAGGTGCACGGCGTGCAGACCCCTGGGACGCTGGTCTTGGAGGGCCCTTCCCCACGCGTGCGCAACACGGGAAAGGCCGGGAGCGAAGTAGCGACCTACCGAGTGACCGGAGACCGGCGCGAACTGCTGTCTTTGGACAGCTACCCGGTGATGGACCGCGTAGTCGAGCGCCGGGACCGCCTCTAG